The DNA segment AGCTTACCGCTATAAATCATTCTCGAATGAGAGTTATGTCTGCTTGCCGGTTTCCAACTCTAGGCCAGCATTAAACAACCTCCACTTGTTTAAACAAATGGAGGTTGGACTACTAACCCTTCGCGATTGTGGCGATTTAGATATTATTTATGCTCCGCCTAGCGAGCAGCCAATTAGCAGCAAAATGAACATGCTTTTGAATGAGCAAGTATTAACTAAGCTGCATTCATCTTGATTACAGATTGCCATATACCAAGGTGGTAATCAGCACTTTCATCTGTCAGAAAGACCTTATGGTCTCTCTCTAAACGCTCATAGAGCTCTCGGGCCTCTTCAACACGCTCCAAGAATGCAGATGGCCTAGCAGATAACGGCTTGCCCGCCAGTTCCTTCAACTGACGAGATACTGCTAGCAGGTAGTTCTTGTGAACATCCGGCTTGTGAGTATCCCTATAATACTCATCTTGAAGAATGACATCCGAAAAGATATTCTTTTCATTTGCAATCAATGAGATACAGTTTCTTGCACGAACGATTCCCAACTGTTGCGCCTTGATCATGTTCAAAAGCTTTTCAGAGTAATACCAACCCTTTGAAGGGCCGCCAGCAGTATCTTCTGTGAATCGAGTAACACTGAAGTTTCGCAGATTTTCATATGTGCCAATAGTGACACCATCTACATCAACAAGGGAAAGAAAGACCAGGGCGTCCCAATTGGCGTATCCTAAAATAGTTTTAAACCCCTGGGCCTTTAAAGTCGTAAGTACATTTAGCAAGTTTGTGTAATAGCTTACGTTTACGCTAATTTTCTTTTTGTACTCTAAGCTTGCACCACTTGCTATATAGTATCCGTCAAAGGCAATACTCATATCAGTTGCAGCTCTGAGAATCTTTTCAATATACTCTGAACTAGCGATTTGATTATCGGAAAAGCATAGAGTCATATAAAACTCCTCATCGCCCCTCACCTTCTGAAGCTTCTTGTTCACCCTATTCAGAATATCAATAGTTCTAGCGACGTCCCCCAGTTCATAAAAAAAGCTTGGGACTATTATCCTCTTAAGTCCAAGTTCTTGCTGATACTTTATCGATGCCATTATGCAGTCGACACCGCTCACGCATGTGCCCTGTGATGAGGAATCATGGATAGGGTGGTAGGGATACGTGCCCAACTTACCACCTTGAGAAGCCTTATTTCCAAAAAACTGATGGTCAATCATCGATATAGGCAGATAGTCTTCTGCTTTATATCCACTGATAGGGTTGCCAATCTTTCCATACATAAAACTGTAGGCATTAAAAATGAATCCATCACCAATATCGTTAACAAAGTGGCTATCAAGGCTCCATTTATGATTGTGGCCTAGTTGGTGGTAGATTTCCATATTAGAGCTCCTCTAAAAACAAGTTCACAGTTCTAGGACGTAAGGAAATATTCTTCACAAATATCTTTTCAAAAAACTTTTTCAGAGAACAATCGTCATCCACATTATAGTCGAAACTATCGGCAGCAAAGGTCGCACGAATTTCATCCTCAGTTGAACCGAACGGAAGAGAGGAATACTTCATCACATAAGCTATGATCCCAATACTAAAAAAATCGGTTCGATATGAAATGGCATCACGATCTCCACTCAGTTGCTCAGGTGCAGCAAAGCCCGTTGTGTGAGGCTGAAATCCTGTTGTTGTGATTGTGGAGTCTTCAGGATTTTTGTAGATGCCGAAATCGATTACATAAATCCCACCACCAGTTGTAACGATTATATTTTCTGGCTTTAAATCCCTATGCGTTTTGCCTTCCTGCCATATTGGTTCCATCACGCCACAAAGGCCCTGAACAAATGTCTTAATCGATGAATCTTCCCACTTGAGACGCAACATCTTATTAAGCGGAAGCCCTTCGATATACTCCTCAATGACAACAGTTTCACCCTTGTAAAGAACGACTTCAACAACCCTAGGGATGCCATCAAGGTGCTTATTTTCAAGGTAAAAATCTAGCTCCCGCTCATCCCGCTCATTAAAGCGGTACCTGAACATCTTCAAAGCAAACTTTTCATTTCCACGACTCACAATGAACACATATTTTTGAGCACCTTGAAAGCAGTCATGGACCTCAGTTATCCCCAACTGCTCAATCAAATCCTGCGGTAATGAAAAAATGGGTGGCATCTAGGCTCCTCACCGACATGCTAAACTTGCCATCAATCAGATTGTTGATTCAAAAAACTTATAATACCTTTTGAATGCCGTGTAGTAAAGAATCAGAATGGCAAACATTTCATACCATTAAAGTCTACAATCAAGTAAGAGCATTATAACTATGAAGCCTTCCGCTTAAGACTTTTAATATACAGGGACGAACTGTTCATAAAAAATACACCATGTGACAAAGTTGAAACAAAGGCTCCGAGCGGCAGCCCCTCAATCTCAAACTGCTCCATGAAATACTGATCAAGATGCAGCTGCGCCATATGAAGGCCTTCATAGCACGACAACTTCAACTGTTTATCCTTGTTGTTTTTCTCATTGCAACTGGTAAACCTCCGCTTCGTGAACCATGTCCTACAGACCATTGGCCGGACTGCATAAATTGAACAAACCCCATCGTCACAAAACGGACATTGAGAGCTAAATTCGCGGCAGATGGATCTAAACTCAGCCCTTTTGGTGGGCATTTGTTTGAAGCTATCCCAAAAGGCTTCTCTAAATGGTTCAAAATCGACATCCCATTGTGGATACTTCTCAGCAAAGCTATTCCGGATGCCAGGCTGCTTATCTAGAAACTCATTTATGCACAGCAATTCGCTGGGATAAGCGTGAATAATCTGGTTGCAACAAAAGCTGCACCCCGGCTTACACTTCACAGTTCGCTTCCCAATCTCGCTATCAATGATAAAGTCTGAAAGCTTCAGGAATTCACGATAAATATCCAAATACGCCGAAAGACGTTTCTTGAACTTCAAAGAAGTAAGATCGGGAAGAGCTTCTGGGCCATAATTCATAAATGAACATACCACTTCTTCAACTTTGCCCATTATTCAACCTCACGTTAGAATTTGACGTTTGCTCAACTTGGCCCAACTGAGTCCAATCGTCAAATATGGTAAAATCAGGAGAAGACGATTTAGTAGACATAAAAAAAGGTATCAAGTTGGTACACTTGACACCTTTCTCCAAACACCCAACTGGGGATTAGCCCTTAACGACTAGACACAGTAGTTCGATCTTTATCCCAACGCCAATGCCTCTTCATTTTCCTCTTCAGGGCAGAAAAGACAAGGTGATCCAACACCTTTCTTTTATTCGGATACCTAAACTTCTCAATCCAAGATGAAGCAGACTTGTCGGCCATCGTAGCCTCAAATACGGATTGAATATGTGGAACATCCGCCTGACTAACCACCAGATCCTCTTCATCTACAGCCTTCGACTCCAAAAACGACACCATCTCTGTTAGATAAGGTTTCACTTCGAGCCGTATATGCTCCGCCCAAACAACTGCCCCTGGAGTGCCTTCTAGGTCGGATTCTTCAATAATCTGCTTTCCACACTGTTCGCAAACCCGACTCTTTACCCATCGTCCTTCGCATATTTTGCCACAGTAGTTACACGATTTATCGAGGTTTTTCTGAACCTTCTTCAATTTCATTTATCAACTCCCAAAAATATTCTTCAAAAACTACAACACCAAGGGTCAAAACGAAAAAGAAGAAAACTTGACCGATGAGCCCCTTTCGACTTTCCGAGAGAAGGGGGGTATACCTGTCTAACTATCTACATCTAGAAAATTTACGGCTTTATTCAAAACGATTTCAACCATCACAACCTGCTGGTAGTTAAGGGTTATTTCATTCAAGACACGCCCTTGCAGCGCGACCCTTGCATGCAAAAAGACCTCCCCATCTTTCTGGCATTTAGAGAAGGTCAAATAGCCCTGTTTATCGTTTCCAAAGGAATCAACATTTGACTTTATTGATCCAATCTTGTTGTATAAATAAGCCTGAAACCAACTTTTCAAATAGGCAAGCATCAGCAACGAAGAAACGTTCACCCCTAGAAATGAGGCCTTTAGCGTCTTCTCAACATTTCCACCGGCCACCTTTTCTTTCGCCATATAGCATTTAAGCCCGTACTCTTCGAACGTCATTTCAAGTAATGCTCCGTAATATCGGGCCGCTCATGGCCCATTTCTTTGGATACACGACCTAGGCTTTCATAATAAGAAACACCACCTTGACGTAATTCTTTCATACGCCGTTGCGCGTAATTCCATCTAAGCCCATGAGAACCA comes from the Pseudodesulfovibrio piezophilus C1TLV30 genome and includes:
- a CDS encoding serine/threonine protein kinase, which encodes MPPIFSLPQDLIEQLGITEVHDCFQGAQKYVFIVSRGNEKFALKMFRYRFNERDERELDFYLENKHLDGIPRVVEVVLYKGETVVIEEYIEGLPLNKMLRLKWEDSSIKTFVQGLCGVMEPIWQEGKTHRDLKPENIIVTTGGGIYVIDFGIYKNPEDSTITTTGFQPHTTGFAAPEQLSGDRDAISYRTDFFSIGIIAYVMKYSSLPFGSTEDEIRATFAADSFDYNVDDDCSLKKFFEKIFVKNISLRPRTVNLFLEEL
- a CDS encoding YkgJ family cysteine cluster protein; protein product: MGKVEEVVCSFMNYGPEALPDLTSLKFKKRLSAYLDIYREFLKLSDFIIDSEIGKRTVKCKPGCSFCCNQIIHAYPSELLCINEFLDKQPGIRNSFAEKYPQWDVDFEPFREAFWDSFKQMPTKRAEFRSICREFSSQCPFCDDGVCSIYAVRPMVCRTWFTKRRFTSCNEKNNKDKQLKLSCYEGLHMAQLHLDQYFMEQFEIEGLPLGAFVSTLSHGVFFMNSSSLYIKSLKRKAS